From Eptesicus fuscus isolate TK198812 chromosome 13, DD_ASM_mEF_20220401, whole genome shotgun sequence, the proteins below share one genomic window:
- the AAMDC gene encoding mth938 domain-containing protein produces MSSPEIASLSWGQMKVQGSTKIYKDCKVWPGGSRDWDWRETGTEHSPGVQPADVEEVVKKGVQTLVIGRGMSEALKVPPSTLEYLEKQGIDVRVLQTEKAVKEYNALAAQGVKVGGVFHSTC; encoded by the exons ATGTCTTCCCCTGAAATTGCTTCCCTTTCATGGGGGCAGATGAAAGTACAAGGCTCTACTAAAATCTATAAGGACTGCAAAGTGTGGCCAGGGGGAAGTCGGGATTGGGATTGGAGAGAAACAGGAACTGAG CATTCTCCTGGTGTGCAGCCTGCAGATGTGGAGGAGGTTGTCAAGAAGGGTGTGCAGACACTTGTGATTGGCCGAGGGATGAGTGAGGCCTTGAAG gTGCCCCCATCAACCCTGGAGTACCTTGAGAAACAAGGCATTGATGTACGAGTACTCCAGACAGAGAAGGCCGTAAAGGAGTACAATGCCTTGGCTGCCCAAGGTGTCAAGGTCGGAGGGGTCTTCCATTCCACCTGCTGA